One Microcaecilia unicolor chromosome 4, aMicUni1.1, whole genome shotgun sequence genomic region harbors:
- the TSKU gene encoding tsukushin, producing MSLSVWMYLLPLLPLIGTTKTCFPGCHCEVESFGLFDSFSLTKVDCSGVGSDIVPVHIPLDTSYLDLSSNQLQIINESVLSGPGYTTLVNLDLSYNEITKFSATTFSRLRYLEALDLSHNRLQALPEECFSSSPLGEVDLSDNNLLEIKLDVFVSKGQGKPMIVDLSNNLISAVSRNPEKRIPNIQSLTLSGNRLSTVPNLQGIPLRYFNIDGNPISRIEKHDFTGLKGLMHLSLNNLTQLTEISTYSFRELPTLQVLDLSNNPNLKSLSSEVFFGLDSLQELNLSHSSLTSLSKDILNYLPSIRSITWGKNIHCLKTVKEGQFHRQTGRAKKEVLSCHDEHGFVTAPYIL from the coding sequence ATGTCTTTATCGGTTTGGATGTATCTTCTGCCTCTGCTTCCTTTGATTGGTACCACCAAGACGTGTTTTCCTGGATGTCACTGTGAAGTGGAGAGTTTCGGTCTTTTCGATAGCTTTAGCCTTACCAAAGTTGACTGCAGTGGAGTTGGGTCAGACATCGTTCCTGTTCATATTCCATTGGATACTTCCTACTTGGATCTGTCTTCAAACCAGCTGCAAATAATCAATGAGTCTGTCCTTTCAGGACCTGGATACACTACCTTGGTTAACCTTGACTTGAGCTACAATGAAATTACAAAATTCTCTGCCACGACTTTTTCTCGACTTAGATATCTGGAGGCTTTGGATCTAAGTCACAACCGTTTGCAAGCCCTACCAGAGGAATGCTTCTCCAGTTCACCACTTGGAGAAGTAGACTTAAGTGACAACAACCTCCTGGAAATAAAATTGGACGTGTTTGTATCGAAAGGTCAAGGCAAGCCAATGATTGTAGACCTTTCCAACAATTTGATCAGTGCGGTTTCAAGAAACCCAGAGAAGAGAATTCCCAACATTCAGAGTTTGACGTTATCTGGAAATAGACTAAGCACTGTGCCAAATCTTCAAGGAATACCCCTTCGATACTTTAATATTGATGGAAACCCTATCTCTAGAATAGAAAAACATGATTTTACAGGGCTAAAAGGTTTGATGCATTTGTCTCTGAACAACCTAACTCAGTTAACTGAGATCTCTACTTATAGCTTCAGAGAACTGCCAACTCTCCAGGTGTTGGATTTATCGAACAATCCCAACCTTAAATCATTGAGTTCTGAAGTCTTCTTTGGTTTGGATTCCTTACAAGAACTTAATTTGTCTCATTCCAGTTTAACATCCTTATCTAAAGATATACTGAATTACTTACCttccataagaagcatcaccTGGGGAAAGAATATACATTGTTTGAAGACGGTAAAGGAAGGCCAGTTTCACAGACAGACTGGAAGGGCCAAAAAAGAAGTGCTAAGCTGTCATGATGAGCATGGATTTGTAACCGCACCCTACATCCTATGA